GCGTTGGTTCGAGGGTGTGCCCAGCCCGGTCAAGCGCCCTGACCTGACCGACATGGTGATCTTCCGTGAAAACTCCGAGGACATCTACGCCGGTATCGAGTTCGAGAACGGCACCGAAGACTGCGAAAAGCTGAAGGCTCTGCTGAAGGAAAACTTCCCCGGCCCGTTTAGCAAGGTTCGCTTCCCGGACACCACCGGCCTCGGCATCAAGCCCGTCTCCAAGGAAGGTACCTTCCGCCTGGTCAAGGCCGCCATCCAGTACGCGATCGACAACGAACGCGACTCGGTGACCCTCGTCCACAAGGGCAACATCATGAAGTTCACCGAAGGCGCCTTCCGCGACTGGGGCTACCAGTGCGCGAAGGAAGAGTTCGGCGCGACTGAGCTCGACGGCGGCCCGTGGTGCTCCTTCAAGTCGCCCAAGACCGGTAAGGACATCATCATCAAGGACGTCATCGCCGACGCCATGCTGCAGCAGATCCTCACTCGCCCTGCCGAGTACGAGGTGCTGGCCACGCTGAACCTGAACGGTGACTACATCTCCGACGCGCTCGCAGCCTGTGTGGGTGGCATCGGTATCGCTCCCGGCGGTAACATCAACTACACCACCGGCCACGCCATCTTTGAGGCTACCCACGGTACCGCCCCGAAGTACGCCAACCAGGACAAGGTCAACCCCGGCTCGGTCATCCTCTCCGGCGAGATGATGTTCCGCTACATGGGCTGGACCGAAGCCGCTGACCTCATCATCAAGGGTGTGAACGGCGCTATCGGCAGCAAGACCGTGACCTACGACTTCGAGCGTCTGATGGACGGCGCGAAGCTGCTCAAGTGCTCCGAGTTCGGTGACGCTATCGTCGCCAACATGGACTAAGGCACACTGCCGCGTATCCACGATACCTTTACAAGCCAGCCGGTTCTCCGGCTGGCTTTTTTTTGTGCGCGGGTGGGGTGGCTACAAGGCCTTCGCCATCATCCACACGGCCATCGCGATCATCATCAGGTTTTCCGTCAGCGAGATGAAACCGAGTGGCACACTGCTGTCACCGCCTACGCAGGCACATTTCAGGTCGCGCTTTTCGACGTAAACGGCTTTGATAATCGATACAGCCCCAATCCCGCTTGCGATGAGCACCACAGGGGCGACGATCCACGTCAGCAGGCCTGCGATCATGAGTATGCCGCCTCCCGCCTCGATGAAGGCGTAGAGATACGCGTAGGGCACATAGCGTTGGGCTACGAGGTCGTACTGGACAAAGCCGGTGGCGTAGCCTTTTAAGTCCTGGAGTTTCTGAATGCCGAGTGCACACATACTGAAGGCGATAAACAGCTCAAGGATGCGTATGATATTCAGCGCCCCGAGCATGGCCCAGGTCGTGGTCAAAGCCATCAGCAGGGTGACTGCGAAGATGGCAATGACTGGCTGATAGGTTTCGCCTTCTTTCGGGTCTGGGCTTTTGCCAAGGTGTTCTCGCAGTTCGTCGTAGCCCCCGAGGTGCTTTCCTTCGATAAAGATTTGCGGAGTTTCATCGTACCCATGCTCCTTCTGGTAAGCCTTGTTGGCGTCCATTGATTCGAGGTGGTGGTCGTCTACCCGATAGCCGTTTCGCTTGAGTAGATCGAGTGCCTTGATGCCCCAGGGACACAGGTGGTCGGGCGTTACCATTCGGTAGATCGTGGCATTCTTTTTCATGGTAAATCCGTTGGTTTAATCGTTCGTTGGCCCGCCGAATCTCTCAGGGGCGGGCTGCTTTGTATGAACTACTATAACGCAGCCTGAGCGTTATTTCCAACGGATCACCGGATCGACCGCAGTCACGGACCCGGTTTTAAACAGCTTTACGCAAGCTGTGCCCGTCCAGTTTCCACCCCGTAAATGAGGCTCGTAAGACTACGCCTCAGCAGCTTTGTCGGGCGGCGTTTCGAGTGAGCTGTCACCGCCATTGGTGAGCATGGGCAGGTACTTGACCTTGGCCAGACGCCAGGCGACCACAAAGAACGCCGTCAACGGGATGGCGAGGATCATGCCGAGGATGCCGTTCAGGGCGGTGCCCCAGAAGAAGATCGCGATGATGATGACCATCGGGTGCAGTCCGGTGCGGTCGCCCATGATCTTCGGGGTCAGGAAGTAGCCCTCCAGCGCCTGCACGACGGCGAAGACGATCAGCACGTAGATGATGGTGTTCATCCCGCCGTCGGCCTGCAGATAGCCGATGGGCAGGGCCATCCCCAGCCCGAGGATGGTGCCGAGGTAGGGGATGATGTTGAGAAAGCCCATGGCCATCCCGATGAAGAACCCGAACTTTAGCCCGGCGATGGTGAAGCCGATGGCGTAGCAGAGGCCCATGATCAGCCCGATCACGATTTGCCCACGGAAGAACGAAACGATGATGCCGACAAACTCGCGTACGAGGAAGACCAGGTCGTCACGGACTTTTTCGTTGAGGAAGACCAGCTCGTGCTTGAGGTCCTGCGAGAAGTCGCGGTTGCTCAGCAGGAGAAAGAACAGATAAACCGGAATGATCGCCGTCTGGGCCGAGATGGAGAAAAAGGTGAGCAGGCCCTGTCCGGACTTTTCGATCAGCCCGACCATGCTCCCGGCACTGTTTTTGACCATCTCCAGGAGGCGGTTGGCCAGCTCGCCGCTCTGGTCCATCATCTGGTTCCATTTTTGCTCCCCGAAGATGTCCTTACCGATGGTCATCAAGTCGGGGAACTTACTGCGGATGCCCTCGACCAGCCCCGTGATCTGGTCGGGAAGTGTCTGGAAGAAATGGATGATCTGCTTGTCAAACAGCTCGACCACCGCATAGACGCCCGCTCCGAGGATGAGGATGGCCAGCGCATATAAAACAAGGATCGAGGGGATGAGCCCGATATGCAGCGTGCGGCTGATGAGGCCGACTACCGGGCGCAACAGCATGGCCAGAATGCCGGCTACGGCCAGGGGCCAGAGGACACCACTAAAGGTGCCGACAAAGAGCTTTAGCAGGTAGAAGCACAGCAGGACGACCGCGCATAGGAAAACAACACCCAGGGCGGTGAGGGCGGCGACGACGATGCGCTTTTGCAGATCACTGAAAACTCTTTCCGGCTGCTTCTCACCCATGGAGGAGAGGATGCCGAGGGTATCTGCCGTGTCGAGGTTTTATATCACACCCGAGCCCCTGCCGGGTTGCACCCGGGGGCTCTGAGGCCTCCGCTTGGAGCGTCGGCCTGGACAACGGCGACTGACGCCGGCTCAATCGAACTTCACACAGCCTGCGCAGGCAGGGTGCGAAACTTGTAGGCGAACTACTATTTACTGTGAGCGATGTGGCAGAGCCCCATCAAGATGTGCAGCATCTAAGGCGAAGGGCATTGCCCTTTAGTCGTCTTCGTAGTTATCGGCGAGGCCGAGGTCGCGGCGGACTTCGGGCTCTTCGGCCAGGGCGTCCTTAAGCTCTTCCACGCTGAAATCGGCCACCATGAAGTCGCCGTATTCGAGGGTAGGGGTCTTTGTCTGGCCGCTAACTTCGATCATGCGTTGCATGTTTTGCGCGCTCAGATTGACGTCGCGCAGGTCGACCTCGATCGCGTGTTTCTGGAAGAATGCCATGGCCTCGCGGCACCAGGGGCAGCCTCGCTTGATATAGAGTATGGGGTGTTTGGACATGACGTTCAGGCGTTGAGATTGAATGACTTAAACCAATCACGGCAAGTCATTCGCCGCAACTCTTTTCGGACGATTTACGGGTGCTAAACAAACGCTGCTTGGCCTTGCGGTGAGCGCGAAATGAGGGCAGGTTATTCCTTTTGTTTAGAGCCGAGGGGAAGCATATTTGCACGAGACGATGAGCCAGATAGAGAGTCAGCCCAACATCCATATCAAGGGGGCCCGCCAGCATAACCTGCGCGACCTCGAGCTGCACATCCCGCGCGGGCAGCTCGTGGTCATCACCGGTGTATCCGGCTCGGGTAAGTCCACGCTGGCCTTTGACACGCTCTATGCCGAGGGCTACCGCAAGTACATGGAGAGCCTCTCGGCGCGCGCCCGGCAGTACCTGGACCAGCTACCGCGCCCGGATGTGGACTTTATCCACGGGCTGCCGCCGGTCGTCGCCATCGAGCAGCGCACGATCACCGGCGCGAATCCGCGCAGCACGGTCGCCACGGTGACGGAGATCGCCGACTATGCCCGGCTGCTGTGGACTGTCTGCGGGGAGCAGTTTGATCCGGTGGACGGCGCGCCGATCGAGCGGCGTTCACTCGACGAGTGCATCGCCCGCATCTATGAGGAGCCGGAGGGGAGCCGCCTGATGCTGCTGGCCCCCGCGCTCACGGCGAAGCCCGCTGTCCTGCGCGAGGAGCTGCCCCGGCTGCGGCAGAAAGGCTTTCTGCGCGTGCGTATCGACGGGGAAATACGTGAGCTGGCCGACGACAAGATCATCCCCTCCGGCAGCCGTGAGATTCCGGTCGATGTCGTGGTGGACCGCATCGTCCTGGCCCCGGACCAGCGCGGGCGTATCGCCGACTCGCTGGAGCTGGCCTTCCGCGAGGGCGGGGACCGTGCGGTTGTCATGGTGCAGCATGACAGGGAAAGCCCGTGGCATGAGTTCAAGCTCAGCCAGGCGCTGGCAGGCACACGCTCAGGCATCGTGTACGAGCCGCTCTCGACGCGCTCCTTTTCGTGGAATAGCCCGGAGGGCGCCTGCCCGACCTGTGGCGGCCTGGGCCAGACGATGCAGTTTAGCGACGAGCTGGTCATCCCCGACCCGGAGAAGACCGTGCGGGGTGGGGCGGTCAAGCCCTGGCGCCTCGGCTCAAAGGCGATGATCATCAAGCGCAACGCCATCCTCAAACAACTGGCCGAGCAGCTACCCTTTGACCCGAAAGTACCCTGGAGCGAACTGCCGGAAGACGTCCGCCATACGATCCTGCACGGGGCCGGTGATCGACTCTTTTCCTTTAAGCTCAAACCCGGCAATACCAAGCCCGAGGCCCTGCCGTTTGCGGGGGTCATCGCGGACCTTGAGGAGTCGCGCCGCACGACCAGCAGCGATGGCTTTCGAGCGCGGCTCATGGCCTACCAGGTCACCTCGCTGTGTCCGGACTGCAAGGGGAGCCGCCTGAACGCCCGCGCGCGAAACGTCCGCGTCGAGGGGGTGTCTTTCACGGACTTTATCGGGCTGGGGATCGAGCGGGCACGCGAGTTTATCGAAACGCTCAGCCGTGGCGGAGACAGATACAAGTCGGCCGCCGACGCCGTGCGCGGTCTGCGTGAGCGGCTCGGGTTCTTGTCCGAGGTCGGGCTGGAGTACCTGACGCTCGACCGTGGCTATGCCACGCTCTCTGGCGGCGAGGCCCAGCGTGTGCGTCTGGCCACTCAGCTCGGGATGGGGCTCGTTGGCGTGGCCTACATCCTCGACGAGCCGAGCATCGGCCTGCACCCGGTGGACAATCAGCGCCTGATCGAGACGCTCACCGGCCTGCGAGACCGTGGGAACGCCGTGCTCGTGGTCGAGCATGACGCTGACACCATGCGTGTGGCCGACCAGTTAATCGAGCTGGGGCCCGGCGCGGGCGATACCGGTGGCGAGTTGATCTTTCAGGGGACGGTAGAGGAGTGCATCGCCTCCCCGCGTTCGCGCACCGGCCCGTACCTATCCGGTAAAAGCGAGATCATGCGCGATGCGCGTCCGCTCGATCCGCGCCACGGCCACCTCACGGTAATCGGTGCGCGCGAGAACAACCTGCGCGACCTCAATGTGGGCTTCCCGCTGGGGCTGCTGACGGTCGTGTGCGGCGTTTCCGGTTCGGGTAAGAGCACGCTCGTGAACGACATCCTGGCGCGCGCGGCGGCCTTTAAGCTCAATGGCGCAAAGGCCATCCCCGGCCTGCACAAGGAGATCGACGGGCTGAACAATTTCAAAACCGTGGTGCGCGTGGATCAGGAGCCGATCGGGCGCAGCCCGCGCTCGAACCCGGCTACGTACGTGAAGCTTTTCGATCAGTTGCGCGATCTCTTCTCGAAGTGCCCGCTGGCCAAGGTCCGTGGCTACAAGCCGAGTCGCTTCAGCTTTAACGTGCGCGGGGGGCGCTGCGAGAAGTGTCAGGGCGACGGCCAGATCAAGCTCGATATGCAGTTCCTCGGAGACGTGTTCGTGGAGTGCCCGAGCTGCCGTGGTCAGCGCTATAACCGCGAGACGCTGGAGATCCGCTTCAAGGGCTACAACATCGCCGAAGTCCTCGACATGACGGTTGAGGAGGCGATGCGGCACTTCCGCAACCAACCGAAGATTTTTGAAAAGCTCTCCACGCTGGCAGCGGTGGGCCTCGGCTACGTCAAGCTCGGCCAACCCGCCAACACGCTCTCCGGCGGGGAGGCCCAGCGCATCAAGCTCTCGCTCGAGCTTTCGCGCCGCCAGCAGGGGCAGACCCTGTACCTGCTCGACGAGCCCACGACCGGCCTGCACTGGGAAGACATCCAGAAGCTGATGGACCTGCTCTTCCAGCTCCGGGACGCCGGTAACACCGTGGTCATCATCGAGCACCAGCTCGATGTCATCGCGCTGGCTGACTGGCTGATCGAGCTCGGCCCCGGCGGCGGTAAAAACGGTGGCCATCTGGTCTTTGAAGGAACCCCCTGCGATATGGCGCACGCCGAAGGCTCGCCCACCGGTGCCGCTCTGCGTGCCGCCGGACGAGGGTAGGGGGTGGGAGCTTTTTTCCGGGGCTGCGCGCCCCACGCCCCGCTGTGCGTGACCACACTGGACATTGATGGGGCGACGCCCCATCGCTCACTGCGTTCGCTGCCCCAATAACAGGCATCTCCTATGGACTATGTCCTGAGGTGGCGACCCAGTTTTGATGCTCTGCTCAGCGATTACGTGAACCAGCAAAGCTGGTTCACGTAATCGCTGACACGATGCGTAGGATCGAAAGTGCAGCCCTCGGCTGCCGCGGGGCGTGGGGGCGCGGAGCCCCCAGAAAAAAAGAAGCTCGCTATCGGACGTTGCCAAGGGCGGGGTGAGGTGTCAGGGTGGCCGGTTCATGAAACCGCAGAAGAGAAAGCCGGGACGCAAGCCGGTGCCAAGTGAACTGCGCCACCGGATCAACGCCGGGCGGGTCGCGGTGAAGAACCAGATTGCATTTTTTGAAGGCCAGTTCGGGCAGGTCGAGAGCCAGTGGAAGGAAGACGATACCCGCGTGACCTTTGCCGACTTCGCGATTTCAGAGAAGGTATTTACCGAGCTGCGTCGCTCCTTCCCGCACGACGACTACTGCAGCGAGGAGTCCAACCCCGAGGACGAGGTGATGCAGCTTGAGGCCGAGTATGCCTGGATCATCGACCCCATCGACGGGACGAATAACTACGCTCTCGGCGTACCGATGTGCGGCATTTCTCTGGCGCTGCTGCGTAATGGCGAGCCGATCTACGGCTATATCTACGACTTTTCCCGCCGGGTACTCGTCCAGGGGGGCGAAGGCGAGGGCGTGCTCGATGGCACCCAAAGGGGGCGCGTGATCACGGATGAGCCGACCCCTCACAGCCACTTTGCGACGAACTTTCCCTACTCACCCGAGGACCTGACACGTATGCGCCCGCTGTTTGAAAAGTATCGGGTGCGCTGCTTCGGGAGTGCGGCGTTGAACCTCACCTACACCGCTATCGGTAAGCTGGCCGCGTGCGTGGACTTTCGGGTCAAGCTGTGGGATGTGGCTGCAGGGTTCGCGCTGATCAAGGCGGCGGGCGGGGAGATCGTCTATCTGGACGAGCCGCTGTTTCCCATCGACAGCTTTCACGTGCACATGCCACCCGTTCGCTACGTGGCGGGGAGCCCGGCCTTTTGCCGTGTCGTGAAAGAATGCTACGAAGCCTCTGCCAAGAGCGAGTAGCAGGTACAGGCCTGTACCGGTAACCAAAAAACGCGGCTTAATGGCGTGCCGCGTATAGGTCTTTAGTCTTTAAAGGCGAAACTCTTGCGGATCAGGTCGAAGCCCGGGAAGGCTGCGTCCAGGTCATCCGCATAGTACAGCTCTGTCACGAGAATGCCGCGCTGGCCCATGGTGGAGACAAAGATGCGTGCGCCACCGGGGAGGAACCCGGCGATCTTGCCCTTGAGGTGAACCCCCTGGCCCTCGAACTGGCCCCAGTTATTGAAGCTGTCACGGGAGTAGGTCTCGATCATCGGCCCGTCCAGCGTCGTGAGGATGCTGAACATGATGTCGTCGGCGTCCGTATTGGCGTCGGGAACAAAGAGCTTGATCGTGATGTAGGAATCCCCGTTGGCGACCTCGATCGTGAACAGGTGATCCGCATCGTAATCATCCTGACTGGTGGCGATGTGCCAGCCGGTGGGATAAGTCAGGGTAAAGGCAGGGCGGTCGATGGTCGAAATTTCATCTGCCGACCAATCCTCCTGGAGGATATTAAGTGCAAGGTGACTCGCAGATTCCAGTTGGAGCGAGGCGATGGAGCCGGCTTGAGCTGTGAGAGCAACGGCCAGCACTGACAGAGAAGATAATATTTTTCCTAACATCAAACCTAATGACTTGTTGTAGCCGACGTTATACGACGACCCTAGCGCATGTCACGCAATTTCCGTACCAGTATAGATAAAGGAGTGACCTCATTTAATGGATTTGTCAACCCGTCAAAAGAGGGATGCTCCTAAAATAAAATACAGTCTATACAACTATACTGTGTAGCAGGTGCCGGGGGCGGGATCTATGATCTGATAGGCGGCCTCATCCTGCTCCAGTTGCTCATGGAACCAGCTGCGTGCCTCGGGATCGCCATGAGTCAGGACAATGGCGCGCGGCTCGCACTTACGGGCAAAGCTGAGCAGCTCCTCGCGGTCGGCATGACCGCTCAGGTCGAAGCGCTCGATCGTAGCCCGTACGGGGGTGACATGGTCGAGGGTCTCGAAGACAAAGGACTCGTCCTGAGGGGTTTGCAGAAGCTTCCCGCCGGGGGTGTCCGGGTCGCAGTAGCCCACGAAGCACAGGGCGTTGTGGGGGCTGCCCAGCAGGGACGCAGCGATGGCATAGGAGGGCGTGTTCTCGACGAGCATGCCACTGCTAACCACAAAAAGCGTGGGCTTGGAGGGCGGCTTGCCGGGCGCAGGAGCGCGCTTGAGGGCCTGCACGCCGAGGCGTTTCAGGACATTGCGCCGGAACTTTACCGCCCCGATCTTGCGGGCGATAACATCAAAATAATCCACCAGATCGAGGCCGAGCCCGGAGCAGACGACGGGGACTTTGGGGATGTCGCCTTTTGTGCGGGCCTCGTCGAGGATGGCGAGGATCTCCTGCATGCGCCCGAGGGCAAAAGCCGGGATGAGCACGGAGCCGCCATTTTCCAGCGTGCGGCTGACGGTCTGGATGAGGCGGGCGACTTCCTCCTCGCGCCGGGTATCGTCGGTGCGACGGGTCAGGCCGCGGGTCGTTTCCATGACCAGAGTGTCAAAGGTCTCGTCCGGGAAGGCCGCACCGGGTAGGGTCTTTTGGTCCCCGAAGAGCACGTCCCCGGTGAAGAAAATCGAGCGGTGCTTGTAGGTGAGCTTGATCGCGGCAGCGCCGACGATATGCCCGGAGGGGTAGAGGGTGACCTGCACCTCTTCACCGCCCTTGGCAAAGGTGCGGGAGTGCCCGTAGGGCAGGGCAAACATGATGGGCTCCAGCCGGTCCAGCTCGGCAAAGGAATACAGCGGGTACTCGGGGATGCGCTGCTCATCACGCTGACGGCGCATGACGTTGCAGGAGTTGCGGAGCATGCGCACGGCCAGCTCCTGCGTGGGGCGGCTGAGAATGATCATCGCCTCGGGCTGGTGGCGCAGGGCCACGGGCACGGCCCCGAGGTGGTCCAGGTGGCAGTGCGTCAGGATGAGCGCGTCGATGCTGTTGGGGGCGAGCTTGTCAAAATCGGGCAGGGTCTCGCGTCCGACTTTTTTCGGGTGAATGCCCGCATCTATCAGAAAACGGAACGGTCCCAGTTCGACCAGAAGGCAATTTGCTCCGATGCCTCCGTGCGGGTTCAGGTCTGTCAACTTCATGAAAAGCGGGAAAACCTAACGGTTGCGACCCGGTAAGGCAATCCCCCTCTTCGCTGAAAATGAGAAAGCCTTCTCGCCCTAAGCCTAGAAGGCTGGCTCACCCGCCGGCGACGATGCGGACGATTTCGAGGTTGTCGCCGTCTGCGAGGGTGGCCTTGAGCGTTTCGGAGGGGGTGAGAGCCTCGCGGTTGCGCTCGACCACGACGCGCTCCGGGGCCAGCCCGAGCGAGTCGAGGAAGTCCGGCAGCGTGGTGGCCGTTTCCAGTACGTAGGGTTTACCGTTGGCGGTGATGTGGATTTTGTCGCTCATGATCAGGGGAAAGTTTTTCTGTGTTTCAGGTTGAGGTGTCCGTGGTGACGAGGGCGCGGTCGAAGTCCTTCCAGACGGCTTCGTAGCCCTGGCGGCGAATCATGGCCGCAATCTCAACCGGCGGGCGCTCATCGGCAATATGAAACTGCTCGCCGGGCTGGTCGCCTTCGGGGACCCAGGTGTCTTCGTTGAAGTTTTCGTAGCCGCCGGGCTCGGTGCTGGAGCCTGCGCTCATCAGCGTGACGCCGACCTTGACGAGGCCGTCGCGGAGCTTGGGAGACTCGCGAGTGGAGAGGGTGACGCCGACCTGCGGGAGGAACATCCGCAGCGCGCAGATGACCTGCACCATTTGCCGGTCGCTCATGCAGAACTCCGGGTTAGGCTCATAGCCGCCAGCGGCAGGCCGCATGCGCGGGAAGCTGACCGAGACCTGGGCTTTCCAGCACTTACGCAGCAGGTGGTGGGCATGGGCTGCGGCGGCCATCGTCTCGTGCCGCCAGTCGTAGAGCCCGTAGAGAGCACCGATACCCAGCCGCCGGAACCCGGCCTCGTAGCCGCGCTCGGCGGTATCGACGCGCCAGGCGAAGTACTTTTTCGGGCCTGCCTTGTGCATCACCTCGTAGGTGGGCTGGTGGTAGCTTTCCTGGTAAACGATGAGGCCTTCGGCTCCGGTCTGGACGAGCGGCGCGTAGTCGGCAGCGTCCATCGGCCCGAGCTCCAGGGCGACGGAGGGCATGTGCCGGAGCCCGGCCTTGATGCACTCGGCCACGTAGCCGTTGGAGACATACTTGGGGTGCTCCCCGGCCACCAGCAGCAGCGAGCGGAAGCCCTGACGGGCGATCTTGGCGATCTGCTCCTCGGCTACGTTGACCGGGATGGTCAGGCGCGGGATGTCATTGTGCCGCGAAAAGCCGCAGTACGTGCAGACGTTGACGCACTCATTGGAAAGGTAGAGCGGCGAAAAAAGCCGGATCGCCTTACCGAAGAAGCGCTGCGTCAGCCGCTGCGAAATCGCAGCCATGGTTTCGAGATACTCACCGGCTTCAGGGGAGGTGAGCAGGGCAAATTCTTCCAGCGTCTCGGCGCGTCCCTTGCGGATGATCTGCTCGATGCGGGCACGGTCACCGTGGCGCGAGCGGTAGGCGAGCTCGCTGATCGGCAGCCGCTGAAGGCTCTCGGAAAAGGTTCCAACCGGCGCTTCGGCCGGGGTGTGGTACTTGGCAGGTCTGGCCATGATCGATTAATTGTAAACGAGGCGCGGCGAAAGGCAACGCCTTTACAGAAAGGATTCTCAAAATTCTACGGTCTGGAATGGCGGGGGCTTACTTCGCCCACTGCTCATAGACGGCGCGGACATCTTCGTAGTCCTCCTCCAGGGAGAGGGCGTTTTGGGCGCGTTTGAGGGAGAGGCGGGCGTAGTGCTCAGCCATGTCCTTCATCTCCGGATCGATAGCGGCGAGGGCGCGGAATGCCTTTTGCAGGCGGATCATGACCTCCCGCATGGACGCGCCGTCCCGTGAGATACCGATAAAGGCGTCGTCAAAAAGGGACTCAAGCTGCACAGCTGGGGCCTCCAGCCGGTCGTAGCGTTTATCTGTCTCGGCATCAGCTTCCTCCTCGGGGTTTCTCCAGAGGTGAAGCAGGCGAACGAGCTGACCCACGACCTGGATGGCCGTGCCGGGGTCATTGACGGAAGGTGAAAGCGCGCGGCTGGCAATCTCCGAGAGCACCACGAATCCGAAGCGGGGGTCCTCGTCGAAGAGGCGCTGCTCGCCCAGGCGGAAAGCCTGCCCGAGCCGCTCCAGGTCTTCCTCGGCGATGGCTCGCTCGGGCTTGCCCATGATGCGGGCGACGACGCGGTCCGGCGTGATAAAGGCACCCGGCAGCACATTCAGGCGGATCTTCAGGTCAGCCTTGTCAGCCCAGCGTTGCAGCAGGCTGAAGTCGATCCACTGCAGGTAGCCGATGCGCGGTACGCGGACCTCGACGCCCTCGGCGGATTCCTCCTCAGAGGCACCATGCCAGAGCCACGAGCGCTGGTAGCGGGTGATGGCACGGGTGGTGGCGGCTTCGACTTTTTTCAATGTCATGGCGAGCCGCCCGAGCCGGGCAATGCGATCCACCCACCGGATGAAGGTGATGACCACGACCCAGAAAACCGCCAGCGTCAGGATCAGCAGAAAGAAGCGACCCGCGCCGCTGTAGAAGCCGTTCATCAGCGCCAGGACGGCGATGACCGAAAACAGAAACGCCCCGATGAAGGTGGAGAGCGCGTTCTGGGAAACGTCGTCGGCGATGATCAGCGAAAATGACCGCGGAGTCGCCGTCTGGCCTGCCGATGAGTAGGCGGAGACCATGGCCCCCACCGCGAAGACCGCGACAGCCAGCATCCCTGTGTTCAGGACGCCCAGCAGCACCTCCAGCGACTCGCGGCTGATGTCAGGCACGAGGCTCGCATCCACCCAGCGTCCGAGCAGGTAGGCGACAACGGTCCCCATAAAGGAGACGACGCACATCACCAACGGTCTGACCCAGAGGGCCTCGGACAGGCGGTTGCGGATAAACTGAAGGGTACTTAGCATGCGGTGGGGCGCACCCGCACAGGCGGGTGAAACACTCTTAATCCAGAAACGCGGTCAACGGGCTCGTGGCAACGGCCTGGCTGGACCGCGGGCCGAGACCCATCTCGTAGGCGGCTCGACCGGCCTCCACGGCGGTGGCAAAGGCCTTGCCCATGCGGCAGGGATCGGCGGCCACGGCGATAGCGGTATTAACCAGTACGGCGTCGGCACCCATTTCAAGTGCGGCAGCGGCATGTGAGGGCGTACCGAGCCCGGCGTCTACGACGACGGGGACGCGTGCCTGCTCGATAATGATCTCGATCTGCGCACGGGTTTCCAGCCCGCGGTTGGAGCCGATAGGAGCTCCCAGCGGCATGACCGCGGCGCAGCCGATGTCTTGCAGGCGGGCGGCCAGCACGGGGTCGGCGTTGATGTAGGGCAGCACGGTCCAGCCTTCTTCGACGAGGACTTTGGCGGCCTTGTAGGTCTCGATCGGGTCGGGGAGCAGGTAGTTGGGGTCCGGGTGGATCTCCAGCTTGATCCACTGGGGCAGCCCCGCAGCCAGCGAGAGGCGCGCCAGGCGGAGCGCCTCATCGGCGTCCATAGCTCCGGCGGTATTGGGCAGGAGCAGATAGCGGTCGGGCTCCAGAAAGTCCAGGATGTCGGCGAAGGGGTCGGCCTCGGACTCAAGGTTGGCACGCTTGAGGGCGACGGTGACCAACTCGGTACCGCAGGACCGCAGCGCATCGCGCATGGCGGTGTTGGAGGAAAACTTGCCGGTGCCGACCAGCAGGCGGGAGCCGAAGCTCCGGCCGGCGATCACGAGCGGCTCGCAGGATAAGGATTCTTGTGTCATTGCTAGGGCCATTACAGGTGGCAAAGTCCGCCCGGTGTAACGCCAGAGCTGCCTGTCGAGATGGCGAAACGCCATTTTTACCGTCAACGGGCAGCATACAGCCTTGTCTTGGGCGGGCTGATCCGTGAAAGAGTAGACGTTCATGGAGAAAAAGCAAGAGGGTCTGCGTGTAACGTGGCTAAGTGTCTGGATGAAT
This genomic interval from Ruficoccus sp. ZRK36 contains the following:
- the thiH gene encoding 2-iminoacetate synthase ThiH; translated protein: MARPAKYHTPAEAPVGTFSESLQRLPISELAYRSRHGDRARIEQIIRKGRAETLEEFALLTSPEAGEYLETMAAISQRLTQRFFGKAIRLFSPLYLSNECVNVCTYCGFSRHNDIPRLTIPVNVAEEQIAKIARQGFRSLLLVAGEHPKYVSNGYVAECIKAGLRHMPSVALELGPMDAADYAPLVQTGAEGLIVYQESYHQPTYEVMHKAGPKKYFAWRVDTAERGYEAGFRRLGIGALYGLYDWRHETMAAAAHAHHLLRKCWKAQVSVSFPRMRPAAGGYEPNPEFCMSDRQMVQVICALRMFLPQVGVTLSTRESPKLRDGLVKVGVTLMSAGSSTEPGGYENFNEDTWVPEGDQPGEQFHIADERPPVEIAAMIRRQGYEAVWKDFDRALVTTDTST
- a CDS encoding DUF2254 domain-containing protein is translated as MLSTLQFIRNRLSEALWVRPLVMCVVSFMGTVVAYLLGRWVDASLVPDISRESLEVLLGVLNTGMLAVAVFAVGAMVSAYSSAGQTATPRSFSLIIADDVSQNALSTFIGAFLFSVIAVLALMNGFYSGAGRFFLLILTLAVFWVVVITFIRWVDRIARLGRLAMTLKKVEAATTRAITRYQRSWLWHGASEEESAEGVEVRVPRIGYLQWIDFSLLQRWADKADLKIRLNVLPGAFITPDRVVARIMGKPERAIAEEDLERLGQAFRLGEQRLFDEDPRFGFVVLSEIASRALSPSVNDPGTAIQVVGQLVRLLHLWRNPEEEADAETDKRYDRLEAPAVQLESLFDDAFIGISRDGASMREVMIRLQKAFRALAAIDPEMKDMAEHYARLSLKRAQNALSLEEDYEDVRAVYEQWAK
- a CDS encoding thiazole synthase, giving the protein MTQESLSCEPLVIAGRSFGSRLLVGTGKFSSNTAMRDALRSCGTELVTVALKRANLESEADPFADILDFLEPDRYLLLPNTAGAMDADEALRLARLSLAAGLPQWIKLEIHPDPNYLLPDPIETYKAAKVLVEEGWTVLPYINADPVLAARLQDIGCAAVMPLGAPIGSNRGLETRAQIEIIIEQARVPVVVDAGLGTPSHAAAALEMGADAVLVNTAIAVAADPCRMGKAFATAVEAGRAAYEMGLGPRSSQAVATSPLTAFLD